The proteins below are encoded in one region of Gammaproteobacteria bacterium:
- a CDS encoding inositol monophosphatase family protein produces MHPLLNIAVTAARKAGDIIVRHLGRVDRLVVKAKEHNDFVSQVDRLAEDEIIYTIRKAHPDHAILAEESGTHSGNSEFQWIIDPLDGTTNFLHGFPVFSVSVAVKHRGRLEHAVVYDPMRQELFTASRGGGAQLDDKRIRVSQQKTLEGALIGTGFPFRENQNLELYMRMFEVMARQTAGLRRAGSAAQDLAYVAAGRLDGFWEMDLKPWDIAAGVLLIQEAGGLVGHFDGTLGVPEDGDILVGGEKLFKAMAEEFKQLLTTR; encoded by the coding sequence CGGCTGGTCGTCAAGGCCAAGGAACACAACGACTTCGTCAGCCAAGTGGACAGACTGGCCGAAGACGAAATTATCTACACCATCCGCAAGGCCCATCCGGATCACGCGATTCTCGCCGAGGAAAGCGGCACGCACTCCGGCAACAGCGAATTCCAGTGGATCATTGATCCGCTCGACGGTACCACCAATTTCCTGCATGGCTTTCCGGTATTCTCGGTCTCCGTTGCGGTCAAACACCGCGGCCGGCTGGAACACGCCGTGGTGTACGATCCCATGCGCCAGGAACTGTTCACCGCCAGCCGCGGCGGCGGTGCGCAGCTCGACGACAAGCGCATCCGCGTAAGTCAGCAGAAAACCCTCGAAGGTGCGCTCATCGGCACCGGTTTTCCCTTCCGTGAAAACCAGAATCTCGAACTGTATATGCGCATGTTCGAAGTCATGGCGCGCCAGACCGCGGGCCTGCGCCGTGCCGGCTCGGCCGCGCAGGACCTCGCCTACGTCGCCGCCGGCCGCCTCGATGGATTCTGGGAAATGGACCTGAAACCCTGGGATATCGCTGCCGGCGTCTTGTTAATTCAGGAAGCTGGCGGGCTGGTGGGCCATTTCGACGGCACCCTGGGCGTGCCGGAAGACGGCGACATCCTGGTCGGCGGAGAAAAACTCTTCAAGGCAATGGCGGAAGAATTCAAACAGTTACTGACTACTCGCTAG